A genomic window from Thermomicrobiales bacterium includes:
- the cofC gene encoding 2-phospho-L-lactate guanylyltransferase, with product MSARAAIVIPIRSLSDGKTRLSPVLDPAARAALTREMLDRVVRAALGTVSRADVLVISPDQDALAEVGRIDASIIPLMQDPERPGLNPALEQAADFAREMGVSTVLILPADLPLVTSADIDNVLRRDAPVVIAPDRHRMGTNALMVRLDAFGEPFVFQFGEGSFGRHQDEAGRLGVDAVTATSLGTSFDLDTPEDLTELEVFRSPSGVGRAAR from the coding sequence ATGAGCGCGCGCGCGGCAATCGTCATACCCATCCGCTCGTTGAGCGATGGGAAAACACGCCTCTCTCCGGTGCTCGATCCGGCGGCGCGCGCGGCTTTGACGCGGGAAATGCTCGACCGGGTGGTGCGCGCGGCGCTGGGAACAGTTTCCCGCGCCGATGTGCTCGTCATCAGCCCGGACCAGGACGCGCTGGCAGAAGTCGGCCGGATCGATGCGTCGATCATTCCACTCATGCAAGACCCGGAACGGCCGGGGCTCAATCCGGCGCTCGAGCAGGCAGCCGATTTCGCGCGTGAAATGGGCGTGTCGACCGTGCTCATCCTTCCGGCGGATCTACCGCTCGTTACCAGCGCCGATATCGACAACGTGCTGCGCCGGGATGCGCCAGTCGTGATTGCGCCGGATAGGCACCGCATGGGCACCAACGCCCTGATGGTGCGGCTGGACGCATTCGGTGAGCCGTTCGTGTTTCAGTTCGGCGAGGGCAGTTTTGGCAGGCATCAGGACGAGGCGGGTCGACTGGGTGTGGACGCCGTCACCGCGACATCGCTGGGCACCTCGTTCGACCTCGACACACCCGAGGATTTGACGGAGCTGGAGGTGTTCCGCAGTCCATCCGGGGTGGGGAGGGCGGCGCGATGA
- a CDS encoding TIGR03557 family F420-dependent LLM class oxidoreductase, which yields MGIVGYAASFEQFHPTDLLTWSKLAEDQGFGAIMASDHFHPWVPSQGHSAFVWSWMGALGVETKLKFGTGVTPPGYRYHPAILAQAACTLEAMFPGRFFLGLGAGEALNEHITGEYWPEAPVRLTRLAESIEIIQQLFTGKVVKYKSDHFNVESARIYTLPDTPPPIYIATAGPIQAYRTGKMADGLILVGAADEKLKMLMERFEKGATEAGKDPSTMPKMIQVKVSLADTEQEAIDLAVRDWPNGGMAFPKGDIRNPEDFEIMAKMVEGKHFKNRVLTTADLDKHVEYLQHFIDLGFDEIYVHNVNRNQEPFIKTYGEKVIPKLTWGR from the coding sequence ATGGGAATCGTTGGGTACGCGGCAAGTTTCGAGCAGTTTCATCCGACAGATCTCCTGACGTGGTCGAAACTGGCCGAGGATCAGGGGTTCGGGGCGATCATGGCGTCGGACCATTTTCATCCCTGGGTGCCGTCGCAGGGGCATTCGGCCTTCGTCTGGTCATGGATGGGGGCGCTCGGCGTCGAGACCAAGCTGAAGTTCGGTACCGGCGTCACCCCGCCGGGCTATCGTTACCATCCGGCGATCCTTGCGCAAGCGGCCTGCACGCTGGAAGCGATGTTCCCGGGGCGGTTCTTTCTCGGACTGGGCGCGGGCGAGGCGCTAAACGAGCACATCACCGGCGAATATTGGCCCGAGGCGCCGGTGCGCCTGACACGGCTGGCCGAATCGATCGAGATCATCCAGCAGCTCTTCACCGGCAAGGTCGTCAAATACAAGAGCGATCACTTCAATGTCGAAAGCGCGCGTATCTACACGCTGCCAGATACGCCGCCGCCGATCTACATCGCCACCGCTGGACCGATCCAGGCGTATCGCACCGGCAAGATGGCCGATGGTCTGATTCTGGTGGGCGCAGCCGATGAGAAGCTCAAGATGCTGATGGAACGGTTCGAGAAGGGCGCCACCGAAGCTGGCAAGGATCCGAGCACCATGCCGAAGATGATCCAGGTCAAGGTATCGCTGGCCGATACCGAGCAGGAAGCGATCGATCTCGCGGTGAGAGATTGGCCGAACGGCGGTATGGCGTTCCCCAAGGGGGATATTCGCAATCCCGAGGATTTCGAGATCATGGCCAAGATGGTGGAAGGGAAGCACTTCAAGAACCGCGTGCTGACGACCGCCGATCTGGACAAGCATGTCGAGTATCTGCAGCACTTCATCGATCTCGGATTCGACGAGATCTATGTCCACAATGTGAACCGGAATCAGGAGCCGTTCATCAAGACGTATGGCGAGAAGGTGATTCCGAAGCTGACGTGGGGCAGATAA
- the cofD gene encoding 2-phospho-L-lactate transferase gives MTRIVALAGGVGGAKMAQGLMHAFDDVELTVVVNTADDFELYGLRISPDLDTVMYTLGEIANPATGWGIAGDTRGTLDGIAAYGVETWFLIGDRDFATDILRTAWLREGQTLTEVTRRLSDGLGISARIVPMTDDPVATMVQTADSELAFQDYFVRRQQQDVVTGVLFAGIEQAVANQQAVDAIGQADLIVFCPSNPIVSIGPLLALPELRAAVEQCHAPRVAVSPIIQGKALKGPADKMLSSLGHAASAVGVADILRPLLDGYVLDLQDATAMPEIEALGIPARALQTIMGDRDDRARLGREVIDFGLSLRTEAAHA, from the coding sequence ATGACGCGGATCGTGGCACTTGCGGGCGGTGTCGGCGGGGCGAAGATGGCCCAGGGACTGATGCACGCATTCGACGATGTCGAACTCACGGTGGTGGTCAACACCGCGGATGATTTCGAGCTCTACGGACTGCGGATCTCGCCCGATCTCGACACGGTGATGTACACATTGGGCGAGATCGCGAACCCCGCGACCGGGTGGGGTATCGCCGGGGATACACGTGGCACGCTCGACGGTATCGCCGCGTACGGCGTGGAGACCTGGTTTCTGATCGGGGATCGGGATTTCGCGACCGATATCCTGCGCACCGCCTGGTTGCGGGAGGGGCAGACCTTGACCGAGGTGACCAGGCGCCTCTCGGATGGATTGGGCATATCGGCGCGTATCGTGCCGATGACGGACGACCCGGTGGCGACGATGGTGCAGACGGCCGATAGCGAACTTGCATTCCAGGACTATTTCGTCCGGCGGCAACAGCAGGATGTGGTGACAGGGGTGCTTTTCGCAGGTATCGAGCAAGCGGTGGCAAACCAGCAGGCGGTCGATGCCATCGGGCAGGCCGACCTGATCGTCTTCTGTCCGTCGAATCCGATCGTTAGTATCGGTCCGCTGCTGGCATTGCCCGAGCTGCGCGCGGCGGTGGAACAGTGCCACGCGCCACGTGTGGCGGTCAGTCCGATCATCCAGGGAAAGGCGCTCAAGGGGCCGGCCGACAAGATGTTGAGCAGTCTCGGCCATGCGGCGAGCGCGGTCGGGGTGGCGGACATTTTGCGCCCGCTGCTCGACGGCTATGTGCTCGACCTGCAAGACGCCACCGCGATGCCGGAGATCGAAGCGTTGGGCATTCCCGCCCGGGCGCTGCAGACCATCATGGGCGACCGAGACGACCGCGCCCGGCTTGGCCGTGAGGTGATCGATTTCGGGTTGTCACTGCGCACGGAAGCGGCGCACGCATGA
- a CDS encoding PPOX class F420-dependent oxidoreductase: MKLSTQAFDFLSEVRFGVLATVNADGSPQQTVMWYLPIDRDTILMNTKKGRMKDKNLMRDGRVSLCVEEGQRYVAMRGRIEVDNDAERGQETMRAVTTRYEGAEEADRQMAEIFGKQHRITLTLKIDSVDTHGFED; the protein is encoded by the coding sequence ATGAAGCTGAGTACACAAGCATTCGACTTTCTGAGCGAAGTTCGCTTCGGTGTGTTGGCCACGGTCAATGCCGATGGCAGTCCGCAACAAACTGTGATGTGGTATCTCCCGATCGACCGTGACACGATCTTGATGAACACGAAAAAGGGCCGCATGAAGGACAAGAACCTGATGCGGGACGGCCGGGTTTCCTTGTGCGTCGAGGAGGGCCAGCGCTATGTGGCGATGCGCGGCAGGATCGAGGTCGACAACGACGCGGAACGCGGACAAGAGACCATGCGTGCCGTGACCACACGCTACGAAGGGGCCGAGGAAGCAGACCGCCAGATGGCCGAGATCTTCGGCAAGCAGCACCGGATCACCTTGACTCTGAAAATCGATTCGGTGGATACGCACGGGTTCGAAGATTAG
- the cofE gene encoding coenzyme F420-0:L-glutamate ligase, protein MSEDVTALEIIGLPKLPEVKPGDDLVGMIGDAIEEAGIGLLEDDVLVVTQKIVSKAEGRLVDLRTIEPSPFAREFAEQWGKDARQVEVVLRESKRIVRMDRGVLISETRHGFVCANAGVDASNVESDTVCLLPVDPDASAHAIRRGLGDRFGVKLGVIVSDSFGRPWRVGIVNVAIGVAGLPALIDYRGQYDDAGYELHVTVIAVADELACAAELVANKLDRRPVTLVRGYVPPLSMPHGSGQDLVLESGRDMFR, encoded by the coding sequence ATGAGCGAGGACGTGACCGCGTTGGAAATCATCGGTCTGCCCAAGCTTCCGGAAGTCAAGCCGGGAGACGATCTGGTTGGCATGATCGGCGACGCGATCGAGGAAGCAGGCATCGGCTTGCTGGAAGACGACGTGTTGGTGGTCACTCAGAAGATCGTCAGCAAGGCCGAAGGCAGGCTGGTCGATCTTAGAACGATCGAGCCTTCGCCATTTGCGCGCGAGTTCGCTGAGCAATGGGGCAAAGATGCGCGCCAGGTGGAAGTCGTGCTGCGCGAATCGAAGCGCATCGTGCGGATGGACCGCGGTGTGCTCATAAGCGAAACTCGGCATGGTTTCGTTTGCGCCAATGCGGGTGTCGATGCTTCGAACGTCGAATCGGACACCGTCTGCTTGCTGCCGGTGGATCCTGACGCATCGGCGCATGCGATCCGGCGGGGTCTGGGCGACCGTTTCGGGGTGAAACTCGGTGTGATCGTCTCCGACTCGTTTGGGCGACCGTGGCGCGTGGGTATCGTCAATGTCGCCATTGGTGTCGCGGGATTGCCAGCACTGATCGACTACCGCGGGCAATACGACGATGCGGGGTATGAGCTGCACGTCACCGTTATTGCCGTGGCGGATGAACTCGCCTGCGCGGCCGAACTGGTCGCCAACAAGCTCGACCGGCGGCCGGTTACGCTCGTTCGTGGGTACGTGCCGCCCCTCTCGATGCCGCATGGCAGCGGACAGGATCTCGTGCTGGAGTCTGGGCGGGATATGTTTCGATAA